In the genome of Kineococcus endophyticus, the window CTCGAGGGGTGCCGCCGGCTGCGCGAGGCGGTCCTGGCAGCCGACGTCGACCGGCAGCGCCAGCAGAGCCGGTTCCTGGAGGCGAAGTTCCGTGGCGGAGACCTGCAGCTCTAGGTGATCCGCACGGGAGGCACCCGGTGCGGTAGGAAGGGATCATGACGCTCGACGTCCAGCTCGTCGGCTCCACGACCCAGATGGCCGTGGTGACCCTGCGCCCCGGCCAGACGGTCTACTGCGAGGCCGGCAAGTTCCTCTTCTCCTCCGGCGACGTCGTCATGGAGACGAAGCTGTCGGCGCCGACCGACCCGAACGGCAAGGACTCCGGCGGCGGCGGCTTCGGCGGCCTGCTGCGCGGCGCCGCCAACGCCGGCAAGCGGATGCTGGCGGGGGAGTCCTTCGCCTTCCAGCACTTCCACACCCCCGGCGGGGACGGTCTGCTCGGCCTCGCCGGCGTCCTGCCCGGCGAGATGCGCCACCTCGAGCTCGACGGGGCGACGACGTGGTTCGCCGAGAAGGACGCCTTCGTGGCCGCCGAGGCCGGCGTCCACTTCGACATCGCCTTCTCCGGCCTCGGGCAGGGCGTCATGGGCGGGGAGGGCTTCATCCTCGAGAAGTTCACCGGCCGCGGCTCCCTGCTCATCGCCGGGGCCGGCGACTTCATCGACATCAACCCCGCCGACTACGGCGGCACGATCCGCGTCGACACGGGCTGCATCGTCGCGTGGGACGACCGGATCAGCTACGGCGTCGAGACCGTCGGCCGGCTCAACCGTCAGGGGATCATGAGCGCCGTCTTCGGTGGTGAGGGGCTCACCCTGGCCACGTTGCGCGGCAACGGCCGCGTCATCCTGCAGTCGGTGACCATCGAGGCCTTCGCGAAGGCCCTCGTCAAGAACAGCGCCAAGCCCGACCAGCAGGGCTTCGGCGCGATCGGTGGCCTGTTCGGCGGATCGCGCGACTAGAACGGGCACTTCCCGGGGCCGGTGATCGTTGGCCCACCGTCAGCACTACTCGCAGAAGGAGCGACACACCATGGGCGTCAGCCTCAGCAAGGGCGGAAACGTCTCCCTGTCCAAGGAAGCGCCGGGCATGACCAAGGCGGTCGTCGGGCTCGGCTGGGACGCGAACTCCTTCACGGGCTCGGAGTTCGACCTCGACGCGCAGGCCA includes:
- a CDS encoding AIM24 family protein, whose protein sequence is MTLDVQLVGSTTQMAVVTLRPGQTVYCEAGKFLFSSGDVVMETKLSAPTDPNGKDSGGGGFGGLLRGAANAGKRMLAGESFAFQHFHTPGGDGLLGLAGVLPGEMRHLELDGATTWFAEKDAFVAAEAGVHFDIAFSGLGQGVMGGEGFILEKFTGRGSLLIAGAGDFIDINPADYGGTIRVDTGCIVAWDDRISYGVETVGRLNRQGIMSAVFGGEGLTLATLRGNGRVILQSVTIEAFAKALVKNSAKPDQQGFGAIGGLFGGSRD